A stretch of Eleutherodactylus coqui strain aEleCoq1 chromosome 2, aEleCoq1.hap1, whole genome shotgun sequence DNA encodes these proteins:
- the LOC136610493 gene encoding olfactory receptor 5AP2-like has translation MEIANQTQVTLFLFSGLTDDEKLVSFLFTLFLVVYTVTVVGNIGMVAIVHCTTSLHSPMYYFLSYLSIVDLCYSSVVTPKILFNLFSKVKSISFNGCALQLFFFAALAVTEALLLSSMSYDRYVAICHPLHYFSIMTSSRCLNLILLASSIGFLQSTVQTSCIFHLRFCGPNLLNHFYCDIPPLLRLSCSSTLLCDLVTVFFTCSCGIGSMVMVLVSYSLIIASILKIRSTEGRMKAFSTCSSHLTCVSIFYGTVFFVYLRPPATEFGKWDKVVSVFYSVVTPMLNPLIYSLRNKEVKRVIIQAMQNSP, from the coding sequence ATGGAAATCGCCAACCAGACACAAGTGACGTTGTTCCTGTTTTCCGGACTAACAGATGATGAGAAGCTTGTCTCCTTCCTCTTTACACTCTTCTTAGTGGTCTACACAGTGACCGTAGTGGGCAACATTGGCATGGTAGCTATTGTACATTGTACCACCAGCCTCCATAGCCCCATGTACTACTTCCTGTCGTACCTCTCCATAGTTGACCTCTGCTATTCCTCGGTGGTGACTCCCAAGATTCTTTTCAACCTGTTTTCCAAGGTGAAGTCTATATCATTTAATGGTTGCGCCCTGCAACTCTTCTTCTTTGCTGCCCTGGCAGTCACAGAAGCTCTCCTGCTCTCTAGCATGTCATATGACCGCTATGTCGCTATCTGCCACCCTCTTCATTACTTCTCTATAATGACCAGTAGCAGATGTCTGAATCTGATCCTCCTCGCCTCATCTATTGGATTCTTGCAATCAACAGTGCAAACCAGTTGCATTTTCCATCTCCGATTCTGTGGGCCAAACCTCCTGAACCATTTCTACTGCGACATCCCTCCACTGCTCAGGTTGTCCTGCTCTAGCACCCTTCTGTGTGACTTGGTGACAGTCTTCTTCACGTGTTCTTGTGGAATAGGCTCTATGGTCATGGTCTTGGTCTCATACTCTCTAATAATTGCCTCCATTCTGAAGATCAGGTCTACAGAAGGCAGGATGAAGGCCTTCAGTACATGTTCTTCACATCTCACGTGTGTCTCTATCTTCTACGGGACCGTTTTCTTCGTCTACCTACGTCCTCCCGCCACCGAGTTTGGGAAATGGGACAAGGTGGTATCTGTCTTCTACTCAGTAGTGACACCAATGCTGAACCCTCTCATATATAGCTTAAGGAATAAGGAGGTGAAACGAGTGATCATACAGGCAATGCAGAACTCGCCCTGA